The Streptomyces sp. NBC_00440 genome contains a region encoding:
- a CDS encoding sensor histidine kinase: protein MQNKRLRGNRGVPPERTTRVRRRLVAGVAVVGLAVLAASAPSVYSASAELTDAQRLVTLSDLDQQTVSLAHDLADERDDVTVYIAGGRAKKDKLAADRATRVDSDIEEIGASAPADLRHDLATLPSVRRTALTDKSSALEANKAYSDLIEKVQETSGQLADRTPPEDAAATRAAADLGHAVGEASQTRGLLLGALAVPRPVTTSVYDPVTGTYVQKSADTGGADGRTRDALSAAAQQARVRELAALADFDQAADPADQESLASTVSGPEVSTAEGYLSRLADQPTLSAADLKTNPAKAGAALAARTDQMRGVEASLATRQAKRIAALRDDAVTALELRIALAGFLLLLTIGVGAAVARTLTRPLAVLRIGAARLAGAPESEEPIVFTGRNDEFAQVVRSINALHTRVLTADARAEALARDQRDLRGGRDRFDAERAMLEADTAEVTARLDRLHHTVRATFVNLSLRSLGLVERQLTVIEGLEEREQDPEALATLFKLDHMATVLRRHSENLLVLAGTEHGHGQGSGPVPLVDVLRASVSEIERYERVAIQSLPPHAQIAGFAADDISHLVAELLENATAFSPPEAHVQLSGWLLESGEVMLSVQDEGIGMSPGRRTELNALLADPDASRPGAPGDEQSGLGLHVASLLAKRHGVRVELREQKQGGVAAVVVLPGALLPDGPPVAPSHFVPDPGAAPVISLPGSMAEANSNTIPTRSRYEIEPEAHERTPDEVDEPTFTMRRPVPEPEPVPGPEPVAEPAYRPGPAAAEPDPEPAAGGIPEQGAGRITDKGLPKRVPKVTKPAGTAPKQRTGSVDAAALRSRLGGFHQGAKDGRKDVETEISEQRSDVVPTDDAGDSVEEARS, encoded by the coding sequence GTGCAGAACAAGCGGCTTCGGGGCAACAGAGGCGTGCCACCCGAGCGCACCACCCGGGTACGCAGGCGCCTGGTCGCCGGTGTGGCCGTCGTCGGCCTCGCCGTGCTCGCGGCCAGTGCCCCTTCGGTCTACAGCGCGTCGGCCGAACTGACCGACGCCCAGCGGCTGGTCACCCTCTCCGACCTGGACCAGCAGACCGTCTCGCTGGCGCACGACCTCGCGGACGAGCGGGACGACGTCACGGTCTACATCGCGGGCGGACGCGCCAAGAAGGACAAACTGGCAGCCGACCGGGCCACCCGTGTCGACAGCGACATCGAGGAGATCGGCGCCTCCGCACCGGCCGATCTCCGGCATGACCTCGCCACCCTGCCCTCCGTCCGCAGGACGGCCCTGACCGACAAGAGCAGCGCGCTCGAAGCCAACAAGGCGTACTCCGACCTGATCGAGAAGGTCCAGGAGACCTCGGGCCAACTCGCCGACCGCACACCGCCCGAGGACGCGGCCGCCACCCGCGCAGCGGCCGACCTCGGCCACGCGGTCGGGGAGGCCTCGCAGACCCGCGGGCTGCTGCTCGGCGCGCTGGCCGTCCCGCGCCCCGTCACGACCTCCGTGTACGACCCGGTGACCGGCACCTACGTGCAGAAGTCGGCTGACACCGGCGGCGCGGACGGCCGCACCCGGGACGCGCTGAGCGCGGCGGCCCAGCAGGCCAGGGTCCGCGAACTCGCCGCCCTCGCCGACTTCGACCAGGCCGCGGACCCCGCCGACCAGGAGTCGCTCGCCTCCACGGTCTCCGGCCCGGAGGTCAGCACCGCCGAGGGCTATCTCTCACGCCTGGCCGACCAGCCCACGCTCTCCGCGGCCGACCTCAAGACCAACCCGGCCAAGGCGGGCGCCGCGCTCGCGGCGCGCACCGACCAGATGCGCGGCGTCGAGGCCTCGCTCGCCACCCGGCAGGCCAAACGGATCGCCGCGCTCCGCGACGACGCCGTGACCGCCCTCGAACTGCGGATCGCCCTCGCCGGATTCCTGCTGCTCCTCACCATCGGGGTCGGCGCCGCCGTCGCCCGTACGCTCACCCGCCCGCTCGCGGTGCTCCGGATCGGCGCCGCGCGCCTGGCCGGCGCCCCCGAGTCGGAGGAGCCGATCGTCTTCACCGGCCGCAACGACGAGTTCGCCCAGGTCGTACGGTCCATCAACGCCCTGCACACCAGGGTGCTGACCGCGGACGCCCGCGCCGAAGCCCTCGCACGCGACCAGCGCGATCTGCGCGGCGGCCGGGACCGGTTCGACGCCGAGCGCGCCATGCTGGAGGCGGACACCGCCGAGGTCACCGCCCGCCTCGACCGGCTGCACCACACCGTCCGCGCGACCTTCGTCAACCTCTCGCTCCGCTCCCTCGGCCTGGTCGAGCGTCAGCTCACCGTCATCGAGGGCCTGGAGGAGCGCGAACAGGACCCCGAGGCGCTCGCCACCCTCTTCAAGCTCGACCACATGGCGACCGTGCTGCGCCGCCACAGCGAGAACCTGCTGGTTCTCGCGGGCACCGAGCACGGCCACGGACAGGGCTCGGGGCCGGTACCCCTGGTGGACGTGCTGCGTGCCTCGGTCAGTGAGATCGAGCGGTACGAACGCGTCGCCATCCAGTCCCTGCCGCCGCACGCCCAGATCGCGGGCTTCGCCGCCGACGACATCAGCCACCTCGTGGCCGAGCTGCTGGAGAACGCCACCGCGTTCTCGCCGCCGGAAGCCCATGTCCAGCTCTCCGGCTGGCTCCTGGAGAGCGGCGAGGTGATGCTCTCCGTGCAGGACGAGGGCATCGGCATGTCGCCCGGCCGGCGCACCGAACTCAACGCGCTGCTCGCCGACCCCGACGCGTCCCGTCCGGGCGCACCCGGCGACGAGCAGTCCGGACTCGGACTCCACGTGGCCTCGCTGCTGGCCAAGCGGCACGGCGTACGGGTCGAGCTGCGCGAGCAGAAGCAGGGCGGAGTGGCCGCCGTCGTCGTGCTGCCCGGCGCGCTGCTGCCGGACGGACCGCCGGTCGCACCGTCGCACTTCGTCCCCGACCCCGGCGCGGCACCCGTCATCAGCCTGCCGGGCTCGATGGCCGAGGCCAACTCCAACACGATCCCGACCAGGTCGCGTTACGAGATAGAGCCCGAAGCCCACGAGCGGACCCCCGACGAGGTGGACGAGCCGACCTTCACGATGCGGCGCCCCGTACCGGAGCCGGAGCCCGTACCCGGACCGGAGCCCGTGGCCGAGCCCGCGTACCGGCCCGGCCCGGCGGCCGCGGAACCCGACCCGGAGCCCGCCGCCGGCGGTATCCCGGAGCAGGGGGCCGGGCGCATCACCGACAAGGGCCTGCCCAAGCGCGTTCCCAAGGTCACCAAGCCCGCCGGCACGGCCCCGAAGCAGCGCACCGGCAGTGTGGACGCCGCTGCCCTGCGCAGTAGGCTCGGCGGCTTCCACCAAGGAGCGAAGGACGGCCGCAAGGACGTCGAAACGGAGATCTCGGAGCAGAGATCGGATGTTGTACCTACCGATGACGCGGGGGACAGTGTCGAGGAGGCACGCAGTTGA
- a CDS encoding roadblock/LC7 domain-containing protein produces the protein MTAPSTFGLSSEARNLHWLLKNLVEEVPGLRSIAVVSSDGLMLLSSDPEVSAAGQARPVRQSGPKGSSADLATIVSGIGSLTIGAAKLMDGGGVKQTMVAMEEGSVFVMSISDGSLLGVHATPDCDMSVVAYHMALFVGRAGHVLTPELRSELRKSMESAQ, from the coding sequence TTGACTGCGCCCAGCACATTCGGACTCAGCAGTGAAGCCCGGAACCTGCACTGGCTGTTGAAGAATCTCGTGGAGGAGGTCCCGGGGCTCCGTTCCATCGCCGTCGTCTCGTCCGACGGGCTGATGCTGCTCTCGTCGGACCCCGAGGTCTCGGCAGCCGGTCAGGCCCGGCCCGTCCGGCAGAGCGGCCCCAAGGGGTCGTCCGCCGACCTGGCCACGATCGTCTCCGGCATCGGCAGCCTCACCATCGGCGCCGCCAAGCTGATGGACGGCGGAGGCGTCAAGCAGACGATGGTCGCGATGGAGGAGGGCAGCGTCTTCGTGATGTCCATCAGCGACGGATCGCTGCTGGGCGTCCACGCCACACCGGACTGCGACATGAGCGTCGTCGCGTACCACATGGCGCTCTTCGTCGGCCGTGCCGGTCATGTCCTCACCCCCGAACTCCGCAGCGAGCTGCGCAAATCGATGGAGAGCGCCCAGTGA